The genomic DNA GATTTCTTCCGGTCTGCCAGGACGACCGATCGGAACCTGGTCGCCCGCATTCCGGTAAGCTTCTTCGTCACCGCTTACGACATCCCTTGCAATCTGGGTGTCGATCAGACCCGGGTTGACCGCATTCACCCGAATCCCTTGCTTGGCGTATTCCAGCGCGGCCGTACGGGTCAGCCCGACGACGCCATGTTTGGACGCGATGTAGGAGCCGATCCCCGGATTACCCGTGAGAGCACCTACGGAGGCATTGTTGACGATGGCCCCCGATTGCTGACGTTGCATCTGCATCAGCTCGTGCTTCATGCAGCTCCAGACGCCCCGAAGATTGATCCCGATTACGCGCTCCCATTCCTCATGGGTGCTTTCGGCAGTGGGTGCCAGCTTGGCCATCACACCGGCATTGTTGAACGCGGCATCCAGTCGGCCGAATTCGGCCACGGTCCGCTCGACCATCGCCGCCGCCTGCGACTCGTCGCTGACATCGCACCGGATGGCCAAGGCTTTGCGTCCTCGGGCACGCAACTCCTCGGCGACTGACTCGACCGCTTCCTCTCGAAAGTCGGCCAACACCACGACGGCCCCTGCGTCAGAGAATGCTTTCGCCGTTGCTAGTCCCATGCCGGAGGCCGCGCCCGTGACCAAGGCCACCTTGCCGCTAAAGTTCAAAGGATGATTCATAATGATTCCTATCGGTTGAATGTGATCAAGGGGTGGCTGCCCCGGATGCCGGAGCAGTATCTGCGGCGGGCTTCAGGTTAGCGGTGAAGAATGAGGTGAGCTTGTCCCAAGGGATGAGATCGACCCGGTCATAGAGATCGACGTGACTGGCTCCCGGAACCATGACCAGTTCCTTGGGCTCTCCGGCGAGATTGTATGCTTGCTCGCTGAATTCCTTGGAATGGGCCGCATCGCCGGTGATGAAAAGCATCGGGCGGGGTGAGATCGTCTCTATGTCCGCGAAGGGATAGAAGTTCATAAACTTCACGTTGCTGCTCAATGTCGGGTGGGTCGTCGCATTTGGCGAGCTGCCTTCGGGCGTGAACTGGCCGCGAGAAGTACGATAGAAATCGTAGAACTCCCGTTGGATCGGATGAGTGTCCGCCGTCAGTTCATGGACCGTTCCGCCGGTAAGCTCCGTTTTTGCTCCGTCCGCCTCCTTCCATCGCTGTTCGGCGGCCTGGGCGATGATCTGCTTCCGCTGCTCGACAGTCTGCGAATGGTTGAGGGCATCCCGGTTCGCGGCCCCCATGTCGTACATGCTGACCGTGGCAACGGCTTTCATCCGCGGGTCGATCTTGGCCGCACTGATGACAAAGCTCCCACTGCCGCAGATGCCCAAGGCACCAATCCGGCCGCGATCGACAAACTCCTGTGATCCCAGGAAATCCACCCCGGCACTGAACGCTTCGGCGTAAAGATCCGGCATCACCGCGTTGCGAGGATCGCCTTCGCTGCCTCCCCAGAACGGCAGGTCGATGGACAGAGTGACAAAGCCCTGGTCCGCGAGCTTCTGCGCGTAGAGATTTGCACTCTGTTCCTTCACCGCGCCCATCGGATGCCCGACAATGATCGCGGGATGTTTCGAGTCCCGGGCCAGCGTCGTGGGGACAAACAGATTTCCCGCGACATTTGTTTTGTATTGGGTTTTGAAGGTGACTTTTCTCATGGTCACCTTTGCGCTTTGATAGAAGTTGTCCGCGCCTTGCGGCTTGTCAGTTCCGCTGCCGGCCAGAGCTCCGGCCAGGAATGTTAACGAGGTCATCAGTGTTTTCATCGGTTCGTTTTCGGTTTATCGGTGGATCGGGAATAAGCGGAGCGCATGTGTTGCTCACGCCACTCTCCCGGTGTGGCGCCTTGCCATTCGTGGAAGGCACGGAAAAAGGAATTCGTATCCTCGTAGCCCAGTAGGAAGGCCACTTCGCTGATTTCGATGGTGACTTCGCCAAGGTATTCGAGGGCCAACTCGTGACGGGTATCCTGCACAAGTCGCTGGAAGGTGAGCCCGGCATCATTCAGCCGTCGCTGGAGAGTTCGCACGCTCAGGTGAAGCTCGCGGGCGACATCCGCACGACCTGGACGACCTCCGGCGAGCGTGCGCTTGAGGGTCAGTCTTACCAGCTCGCCAACACCCGCGTCGGACCGCAATTCGTCGAGTTCACGATCCAGTTGTGCTCCCAGAATCTTCAATAGCTCTTCATTGTGGGTAGCGAACGGCCGCGCGAGATCCTCGCTCCGGAAAACGACAGCGTTGTGACCGGCCTTGAAGCGAATGCGGCAGCCGAAGTGGTTCTCAAACAGCTCCCGATGCCGGACTGTCCTGGCCAGTTCCACACGAAGAGGCCGGATCTGGCCTTGGCTCCCCCGGCTGCCTAGAGCAACCACCCAAGCCAAGCACACGTCGACCAGAACTTCGGGTTCGGCACCCTCATCCTGGAGGAACACGAAGTTGATTCTCGTTTCGGCTCCGTCGCTTTGAACGCGGATTTCTTCAGGACAGGTCAGGATCTTGCACCGGGACACCCGCTGCAGGGCATCTCCAAAAGTACGGCTGCACACCGCAGCGACCTGAATAGGTTCAAATCGCTCGAACCTAGATTCGGCTCCGAGCTTCAGGCCAATCGCCGGGTCGCCGCTGATATGGCCGATGGCTTTCCAAAGGGCGAAGAGCTGCGCCGTGGCAGCATGGATCTTTTCTTGATTAAGGAATCCCGGGGGCAATCCCGCTTCGCGTTCCACGGTGCGGATGGAGATTCCCCGTTCGGCCAATCGCTTGGCCAAGAGGCTCGAAATCCGGAAGCGGTCGCCTGTGACTTTGCCTGCCGACATGCTGCTAAGATGTCATAGTCCGTGTTCTCTTGCACTGGTGAAACGTGCCAAGTTGCTTGCAAAACGTGCCACTGCTGTGTTCCGTCCCAAAAAAGCATCCTCGCTAGGGCTCGGAAATGGGTTCTCATCCCGCCACTGGCGTTAGGGTCAAAGCAGCTGTAAAGGCTGGGGTGACCGGTCAGGCTGAAATGGGCCTGAGTGGTCGGGGTGGCGGGATTCGAACCCACGGCCTCTTCGTCCCGAACGAAGCGCGCTACCAGACTGCGCCACACCCCGATATCTCGGTGAAATCCAAGCCTGCTTTTCGGGAAAAGCGGGGCGGCTTTCTTCCCGATTTCACCCGGAGCTGCAAGCGAATTTTCGGGGCGGGTTTGCCGGTGTTTGCTGCGATCAAAGAAGGGAACGCTCCGGTCCATCGGGCATTTCCCGGCATGGATCGGACCTTTGGTCCTCGAAGCGTGTGGCATTCATTTCCTAGGCCTCGCGGCCCAGGCTGGGATGGAGCGGGCCCTTGGCCCTGAACTTGATCTCATGCGTGCAACGGTGGGAAAGCCGGGATTTGCCCTGCAGTCCAAGGGGCCTGCGGCGTTCATTCTGCACGGTCGTGGGGTTTTCCCGGGGACTCGTGAATCTACGTTAGATGCGCGTTGACCGCTTGGCGGCAAATGGTTAGAAGCGCTTGAATACCGGGGAGTCGTGACTGACGGGCTCCTCCGGGTGCAACCCTTCCCGCCCATGAAAACCCGCCTACCTGCGGCATTGCTGTCGCTTGCCTTGTCGTCGCCGCTGTTTGCCGGTGATCCGGTTCAGCCGCCGTTGCTGGAGTTCGCCGCCGGTTTGCCGGGGAAACAGATCCGCCTGAAGTGGAACTCCGAGAGCGGGGTGCGGTATCGGATCGAGCGGTCCACGGACCTGGGCAGTGCCGGTGGTGGGGGTGGAGGCGGCGGTGCCGGTGGGTGGAAGCAGCTGGCGCTGGTGGAGGCGACGGGGACGCAGGGGGAGTGGTTGGATCCGGAGCCGACGACGACGAAGTCCTTTTACCGCATCGTGCAGCCGCAGGCGGAGGTGTTCGAGATCCCGGAGCCGGTGTTGCAGCCGCTGGGAGGTGATATTCTCATTCACGGGCAGTGCATCCTGGACGGGAGCAAGCTGGTGATTTCGGTGAACGGGGTGCCGCAGGAGGTGGCCTTGGTGGCGATGGGTGGCGGTTATTGGCGGGCGTCCATTGTCGGCGGGATGTTGCCGGGTGGAGCGGTGGTTTCGGCGATCGCGGTGCGTGATCCGTCCGGTGTGGATGTGGTGACGCTGAATATTCCGATTTCGATCACGGCGACGGGGCGTGCTTCGGATGCTCCGCCTTCGTTGCCGCCGGGGGCGCCGCTGGCGTCGTCGAATCCGATTCCGGGTGTTGGCATCGTGGTGAAGAAGGGTGGAAGCAGCACCGCACGCAGCGGCAGCGGGGAAATCGGCTGGCTGGGGGACGATGGGGATATCAGCAGCCCGAGCTTGCTCGCCGCCTTCCTCAGCAAGAAGGGCTACGATTACTACCAGGCCCAGAGTCAGTTGAACTCTGCTTCCCTGAGCAGCGGCGGCGGTGGCAATGCGAGCCCGCTTTATGATGCGCAGGGGCTGGAAGTGAGCAGCGCGCTCTATCAGGGAGGCACCCACAAGCACGCGATCAATACCAAGGGCGCGGGTGCGAATACGGGCCGGGTGGTGCCGTCATCCTGCGGCATGCCCGGGGAGGTTTCGCTGAGCCACGTCTCGCTGGAGCTGCCATGCGCGGCGGGGCCGGCGCTGTCGTGGGTGTGCACGTATCGCTCGAAGGCGCCGGTGAGCTCGGGCCTCGGGGCGGGTTGGGATTTCTCCTATAATATCTCGGTGGAGCCGGTGCCGCTGGCGGCGGGTCCGAATGCGCCGCGGGTGATCGTGCGCGATGGTGGTGGGCGTGCGGATACGTTTTATCGGCAGGCCGATGGGACGTATCGCTGCGACGGGATGTTCCGCGAGGGCAGCTTCCGCAATGGGGTCTTCACGCTGACTTTCGCGAATGCGGGCCGCTGGATCTTCCGCGCGCTGGATGGATCGCCGGGTGCGGGGAAGATCTCCGCGATCGTGGATCGCAATCAGGTGGGGCTGACCTGCGCTTATGATTCGTCCGGGCAACTGAGCACGGTGAGCGATGCCTTTGGCCGCAGCCTGGCGGTGGAGTGGGGCGGCTCGCCCTCGCCGCACATCATCTCGGTCTCGGCGGAGGCGACGATGACGAGCTTCACTTACGCGAAGATCTCCTACGGCTACTCGCCGTCCGGACGGCTGGCCAGTGTGACCTCGCCCTACGAGCCCGGCACGCCACCTGCGGTGGGACCGGTAACCTTCGACTACAGCGAGGGGCAGGCGGATCCGAATCTGAACGGCAACCTGCTCTCCGTGCACGATGGCGCGGGCCGTTTGTTAGAGGGATTCGAATACGCGACGTCCACCAATCCGCTGGATCCGGCGTATGACACGTGTTCGGCGCATGACTGCAATCGCGAAGCCGTGGTGGCGCAAGCGCTGCGGAGGACGACCTTCGCGGTATTGCTTTCCGGCGGCTACGAGTGTTGTGAAAACGATGAGCTGGGCCGCGTAACGGTGAGCACCTTCGACAAGATGCATCGCCTGTTGCGGGAGCGTTGCTACACGGGCTTTGCCACACCGGATGTGCCGGTGACCACGTCGAGCCTGCCGGATCCTGCGACGAGGCTGCGCCCGACCGATCCGGCCTACTTTGAAAGGAGCTGCACCTACAATGCGGACAGCCTGTGCACGAGCATCACGTATCCCGATGGCAGCTGCCGGAAGACGGTGATGGCCCGCGATTTCAGCAAGGACTGCCCGGTCCGCGAGCGTGGCAATGCGCGGGTGGTGACGCTGGTTTCGTCCGGCGGTGAGGCGCGCACGGTGACCTGCGATCACCTGCCGGGCTACGGTTCGCCAGAGTCGGCGCGGCCGGGGAATCCAATCGGCGGGCTGACCATCAAGGGTGGCAAGAACCCCGGCGGCAACATTGTTCCCGCCAAGCTGATCTGGAGCCCGAAGAGCAACTTCGTGAGCGACGATTGCGATGATCGGGACGAGCTGTCCGCGATGCGGTCGATCAACGGCATCAACAGCATGCCGAGTCGGCTCTCGATGACGCCAACGACCGCGAGGCAGACGCAGGGTAGCAGCTTCGGCGAAAAGGTGGCCGTGGGTCTCCAGGCCGGCGCCGGTGCGCTGGCCCAGGGCTATGGCGTGAAATCCCCGCGCGATGCTTCTTCCGGCCTTGCGACCGGCAGGCGCCAGCACTCGCCGCTGGCGATCATCGACGACTCGGACTGCGACGACGTGAGCTTGTATCGTAACAATGAGAACTGCCACTGGTCGTTCACCTGTCCTGATCCGTCCGATTTCGGTGCGGCGGCCTCGCATGCCATCGGCGCTTGTGATGACTCGGATTACGTCGGTCCATGCGATGCGTCGTTTGTCACGCGCATCGTCACCGCGCACGGACAGGCCTTCAGCTACGGCTACGATGGTAGTGGGAACCTGACCAGCGAGACGAGTCCGGTGGCCGGTGCCGCCGTGGCCTTCGCCTACAATACGCGCGGCCAGATGACCTCCTGCACGGTGAACGATGATATCGACACCGACTCCTCCTTTTCCAAGGTGGTGGTGTATGATGACAGCGATGGCTTCGCGTCCTCGGTGACGACCGATCCGACCGGGCTGGCGATCACGACGTCCTTCGACTACGATCCGCTCGGCCGGGCGATCTCGGTGACCGGGCCGCTGAATGACGTGTGGTCCTTCGGCTATGACCTCCGCGGGACGCTGGTCTCGGTGACGAGTCCGCCGTGTCCGATGCCGATCACGACGACGGCGGTGCTCGATGCGGGAGGTTGTGTTGCCCGTGTGGACACGGACCACCGCGGTGCCGATGGCAAGCCGGTGGCGGACAATCCGTTGTATTCCACCTTTTACGTCTACGATAGCCGGGGCCGTCTCTCGCGCGTGGCGGGAGAAGAGCGGCCGGTGGAGTCGCTGGGCTTGCTCGATCCGAGCTCACTTGGCTTGGAAAACTTCGCCGTCACCGACTTCACCTTCGATGCTGCCGGACAAGTCGTCCGCGTCAGCACGCCAGCGGCTTGCCGTGGGCAGACCGTGGATCTGGCCTGTGACTACAGCTACGACGAGCGCGGGCTCCCGTATCAAATCACGGAAGGGGGCAGCGGGGCGACGACTCCGGTGGTCACCAAGACGGACTATGATTTGAGCGGTGCGCCGGTGCGCGTGGCGGCCGTGGCGAGCGGGATGATCGCGCCTCAGGTGAGCTTCACTTGGGATGGCTTCCACCGGCTCTCCTCGGTGACCGACCCGATGGGCAATGTGGCTTCGCTGAGCTACGACAACCAGGGCTTCGTGACCGAGACGGTGTATGGCGAGATGGAAGACGTGCCGGGGTCCGCGGGGAATGTGATGCTTTATCGCACTTCATCGAGGAGCGGTGGGCCGGGCTTGCGCGCCTATAACCAGAACAACGCGCGAAGCAATCACGCCAAGGCCTACAACCAGAACAGCGCGCGGAGTAATCACGCCAAGGCAGGGGCCAGCTTTGAGCTATTCTTCGACCGGTATGAGTCCGATGACATCTACATCGCGGAACGCTTCACGCCGGGTGCGCCGGGGCAGCCGGCCTTGGAGACGACGGTGGTGCATCGTTCGCCGGCGGGCTTGCCGCGGTCCGAGACCTGCAATGCGGATCCCGTTTGCCAGTGGGACTACGATAGCGCGGGCCGCTTGACCTCTTTCACGGATGGCGCGACCACGACCACGCTGACGCTCGACAAGAAGGGTCAGGTGCTGGTCTGCGGCCAGACCGATCATTTCCGGATTCAAGGGATGCCGGACAAGACCTTCACGATGACTTGCAGCTATGATGCGCTGGGCCGCTGCGTCTCGGTGACCGATGGTGTCGGGAACTCGTCTTCCTCGGAGTGGGATTCGGTCGGCCGTTGTGTGTCGGTCACGCAGCCCGGCGGGCTGGTGGTCCACATGAACTATGACGGTGGCACTGCCGCCGGTCCCTTCAGCCAGCAGGTGACTGCGGATGTGGATGGCGATGGCAAGCAGGACGTGCTCTGCGCTTCGCTTTCCCGCTGTGGCGAGACGGTCTTTACCGAGGACTCCTATGGATATCGTACTTCCTTCACGCGGGATTCGCTCGGCCGGACGAGGTTGTGCCAGTGTCCGGATGGCACCCATGTGGAAGTCACCTACGATTCGCTCGGCCGTGCCTCGGACTATCACCGGAGGAACGGGCAGCTCACTCACGCGGATTTCAATCTGCGCGGCCAAGTCACTTCCGTAAGTCATAGCCAACTGCCGGCCGGGGTGCTGCCGGTGGCGCCGAAGAGCTTCGTCTACAATGGCATGGGCGATTGCATTAGCTGCACGCAGGGATCGTCGGTGGTGCAGTGCACCTACGACTCGCTCGGCAATCCGCTTTCCGAGACCAGTGGTGGCCACACGGTGACCTGCACCTACGATCAACGCGGCCGGACCGGGATCACGTATCCGGATGGCCGGCGCTATGCGGAGTCGCGTGATGCGCTTGGCTTCCTGCAGTCGGTTTCCACGCTGACGGCGGTGGGCGTGCCGATTTCGCCGCCGGTGGTGGTGTTCCAGTATGCGGGTGACCGGGTGTGGCGCAGCACGCAGGCGAATGGCGTGGTGACCACCTACAACTATCGCGGTGATGGACCGCCGGGAGGTGCGGACTTGAGCTTCGATACCTGCACGGAGATCGTGGTGACCAATAGCCTGATCGCGCATGAGCTGGCGCACGTGGTGCAGCAGCGCAACGGCGCCCAGCATGTCGTCTCGCGGCAGACGCTCTTCACGGAGAGTCCGCAAGGGCCGGGCCGGATGCAGAACTTCACGCGCGATGCGATGGGCCGGATCACCGGATGCTTCACGCGTCGTCGTGAGGCGCTTGGCGGGCCGCCGCTCCCCGAGCTGGCCGTGAGCTACACGCTTGGCAAGGAAGGCCGCCGGATTCAGGAGGTCCGCAATGGCGTGGTCGGCAACTACACGCAGGACTCGGCTTTGCCGCCCGGCGACCAGCAGATGGATCAGTACTCCAGCTGGCCCGGTGGGGGCATCGCTTGGGGTGATGACGGTAATGTCCACAGCATGGAACGCGGCAGCACCGGCACGGATTCGTATCAGTACGATGCCGAGGGCCGTGTGACTGCGGTCACGCGTTCTTCGACTGCGGGCACGCTGACCCTGGTGGCTTACGTTTACGACGCGATAGGTCGCCGCGTTTCCAGCACCACGGGTGGTGGGGGTGGCCTGCCGCCGGTGACGACGGAATTCGTCTATGACGGCGACGAGTGCATCCAGGAGTGGAGTGACGATGGCAGCGGCACGGGCACGACGAGCCCTGCGGTGACCTTCGCCTGCGCGGAGGGGATCAAGTATGGGATCATCACGCGGAATGGCACCATTTACTACCCGGTGCCGAATGCGGCGTTCAAGGGTCGCCACATCGGTTCCCCGATTCGTGGCGGGAATCGCGAGGCCTCTCTGGGCCGGGTTGGCTTCCGGACCTGCAGCTGCCCGCCGGGCTACTTCTACTCGTCCGCCCGCAACAAGGTGGAGCACTGGGGTGATCCGCATGAAAACGTGGACGGCTTCGTTTGCCCCGGGGGCGGCCGCGTCTGGCCGACGGCGGGCTATTGGAGCATGGTGACCGACTCGGCGGCTGCGGTTACCGATCGCTTCGATTGCGATGATGCCGGCACGCCGGTCTTCCTGAATGCGGCGGGCCTGCCGACCGGTGCCTCCTCGGCGACCGTGCCGATCCGCTGGTGTGCGCCGGAATGTATGTGGGAGCCCTCGATCCGGATGATCGTTTGCCCGGCTGGACTTTATAGTCCGGATCTCGGGATGACGGTGTCGCAGGCGCAGGATCACAACTCGAGCCGGTCCAACAAATCGTCCAACTAACGTGGGAACCGGCGGTGGGGTGGGGAACGCTTCCTAGCGCTTCCTAGCAAAAGGCTTGCCAGCCCCGCCCCCGCCGCCTACCTCCCGCGCATGGCCCTCGAGACCACCCTCATTCTGTTCAAGCCCGACGCCGTGTCCAAAGGCCTCGTCGGCACCGTGCTCGCCCGCTTTGAAAAGGCAGGCTTCACCATCCGCGGCATCAAGAAGCTGTTCCTGACCGACGAACTGCTGGCGGACCACTACTCGCACATCGCGGACAAGCCGTTCTTCCCGTCCGTGCGCGAGTTCATGCAGGAGACCCCGGTGATCGCGCTGGCGCTGGAAGGCGACGATGTGATCGCGAAGGTCCGCGACTTGCTCGGCCCGACTGATTCGAAGGCTGCCGCTCCGGGAACGATCCGCGGTGACTTCGGCGACAAGGAAGGCGATGCGAAGATGCGGAATGTCTGCCATGCTTCGGATTCGACGGAAGCGGCTGCCGCGGAGATCAAGCGGTTCTTCAAGGACGGCGAGGTGTTCTGAGACCGGCCCGATTTTATCTTTTCAAAGCCCGGTCGCCGATGAGGTGGGCCGGGCTTTTTCATTGAGGGGTGTCGACGTTCGGTCGACGCGGCGTGGACAGAATGTCCATGCTCCTTACGAGCACCAGGAACGGAGCGGGCCTCAAGGTGTCCTCGCGGCGGAAGATCTCGGCGTGGTGGTTTTCAGCCCAAGCAACCACTGCGGCGCTTTCCTTGTCTCCGCCGTCGTGGCCGGGGTAGCAGACGATGGTGAGGATGCCGCCGGGTTTCAGGACGATGAGGGATGCGTCCAGTGCTTGGAGGGTTTCTTCTGTTTGGGTGATGATCGCGTGATCGGCGCCGGGGAGGTAGCCGAGGTTGAACATCACGGCGGATGCGGTGGCGGGTTTTGCGTGGTCCGAGAGGGTGGCGTGGGAGCCGTGGACGAGCGTGACGCGATCTAACAGATTTGCGGAGGCGAGGCGTTCGCGGGTGGAGGTGATGGCCTGCTCCTGGACATCGAAGGCGATGACGGTGCCGGTTTCGCCGACGAGCTTGGCGAGGAAGAGGGTGTCGTGGCCGTTGCCGGCGGTGGCGTCGATGGCGAGGTCGCACTGGCGCAGGACCGCCGTGATTTCGCGGTGGGCGCGGGCGGTGGGGCGTTCGGGGGCGGTCATGGGCGTGGCGGGGTGAAGGCCCGGGAGATTGGGAAAGTTAGACCGGCGTGATGATGATTTTCGATCATTGATGGAAGCACGGGGCTGCTCCCGTCTCGCTGCCCTTCAGGCCGCCGGGGCTGGCGCAATGGGGACCCCGGGCGATGCCCGGGGCTGAGGGATTTCGCACCGTTGGCGCTTAAAGGCAGGGCTTGAGCACCATTGACGCTTTAGAAATGAGGGTGAGACATGCCGGGAGGGCGAGACCAGCGACGAGGGTGAGACCGGCCATGAGGAGAGGTGATCTCAGTTCCCCATTGCGGTTCCGACCTTGGCGTAGAGTTCGGTCTGCTTGGATGACCATTCGACGAGGTCGTCGGCGAGCTTGATGGCGCCGGGTTCGAAGATGGTGATGGTGGAGGAGCCGCCGAAGGCGAAGTAGCCTTTTTCGTCGCCTTTCTTCACGGGCTTGCCGGGGGTGAAGGTCTGGAGGATGGAGCCGACGCAGGTGGCGCCGATTTCTAACAGGAGGACGGTGCCGAGGTCTTCGGTCTCGAGCTTGGTGATCGTGCGCTTGTTTTCCCACAGGTATGAGAGGCGCTGTCTGAGGGCGATGGGGGAGACGGAGAAGAGGGGTCCATTGATGACCCGGGTGGTGCCGGGGGTGCCGGTGGCGGGGAAGTGGAAGCGGTGGTAGTCGACCGGGCAGAGGCGGGAGAGGACGAGGGAGCCATCGGCGTATTTCGAGGCGAGTGCGTCATCGCCGAGGAGTTTTCCGAGGTCGAATTTCTGGCCCTTCACGAAGACGCCGTCGATCTGGCTGGCTGTTTGAAACCCGAGGTGGCGGCCATCGGCGGGGAAGACGGCCCGGGTGTCGGCGATGGGGCGGGCCGAGGGCTTCAGCTTGCGGTAGAAGAACTCATTGAAGGTGCGGTAGCTGTCCGGGGAATCGGCGAATTCCGAGGGATCGAGGCCGTATTTCTCGATGAAGGGGGCGACTTTCGCCCGGGTGGCGGGATCGTCCATGCGCTTGCCGTACCAGCGGGAAAAGCCGGCCTTTTTCACCATCAGG from Luteolibacter sp. Y139 includes the following:
- a CDS encoding alpha/beta hydrolase; this translates as MKTLMTSLTFLAGALAGSGTDKPQGADNFYQSAKVTMRKVTFKTQYKTNVAGNLFVPTTLARDSKHPAIIVGHPMGAVKEQSANLYAQKLADQGFVTLSIDLPFWGGSEGDPRNAVMPDLYAEAFSAGVDFLGSQEFVDRGRIGALGICGSGSFVISAAKIDPRMKAVATVSMYDMGAANRDALNHSQTVEQRKQIIAQAAEQRWKEADGAKTELTGGTVHELTADTHPIQREFYDFYRTSRGQFTPEGSSPNATTHPTLSSNVKFMNFYPFADIETISPRPMLFITGDAAHSKEFSEQAYNLAGEPKELVMVPGASHVDLYDRVDLIPWDKLTSFFTANLKPAADTAPASGAATP
- the ndk gene encoding nucleoside-diphosphate kinase encodes the protein MALETTLILFKPDAVSKGLVGTVLARFEKAGFTIRGIKKLFLTDELLADHYSHIADKPFFPSVREFMQETPVIALALEGDDVIAKVRDLLGPTDSKAAAPGTIRGDFGDKEGDAKMRNVCHASDSTEAAAAEIKRFFKDGEVF
- a CDS encoding AraC family transcriptional regulator, which translates into the protein MSAGKVTGDRFRISSLLAKRLAERGISIRTVEREAGLPPGFLNQEKIHAATAQLFALWKAIGHISGDPAIGLKLGAESRFERFEPIQVAAVCSRTFGDALQRVSRCKILTCPEEIRVQSDGAETRINFVFLQDEGAEPEVLVDVCLAWVVALGSRGSQGQIRPLRVELARTVRHRELFENHFGCRIRFKAGHNAVVFRSEDLARPFATHNEELLKILGAQLDRELDELRSDAGVGELVRLTLKRTLAGGRPGRADVARELHLSVRTLQRRLNDAGLTFQRLVQDTRHELALEYLGEVTIEISEVAFLLGYEDTNSFFRAFHEWQGATPGEWREQHMRSAYSRSTDKPKTNR
- a CDS encoding glucose 1-dehydrogenase, producing the protein MNHPLNFSGKVALVTGAASGMGLATAKAFSDAGAVVVLADFREEAVESVAEELRARGRKALAIRCDVSDESQAAAMVERTVAEFGRLDAAFNNAGVMAKLAPTAESTHEEWERVIGINLRGVWSCMKHELMQMQRQQSGAIVNNASVGALTGNPGIGSYIASKHGVVGLTRTAALEYAKQGIRVNAVNPGLIDTQIARDVVSGDEEAYRNAGDQVPIGRPGRPEEIASAVLWLCSPAASYVVGHALTVDGGLTVG
- a CDS encoding tRNA (mnm(5)s(2)U34)-methyltransferase, translating into MTAPERPTARAHREITAVLRQCDLAIDATAGNGHDTLFLAKLVGETGTVIAFDVQEQAITSTRERLASANLLDRVTLVHGSHATLSDHAKPATASAVMFNLGYLPGADHAIITQTEETLQALDASLIVLKPGGILTIVCYPGHDGGDKESAAVVAWAENHHAEIFRREDTLRPAPFLVLVRSMDILSTPRRPNVDTPQ
- a CDS encoding phosphatidylserine decarboxylase — encoded protein: MSAIRYFNRHTGQMETEQVYGEGFLKFSYANPLGYMPLHLMVKKAGFSRWYGKRMDDPATRAKVAPFIEKYGLDPSEFADSPDSYRTFNEFFYRKLKPSARPIADTRAVFPADGRHLGFQTASQIDGVFVKGQKFDLGKLLGDDALASKYADGSLVLSRLCPVDYHRFHFPATGTPGTTRVINGPLFSVSPIALRQRLSYLWENKRTITKLETEDLGTVLLLEIGATCVGSILQTFTPGKPVKKGDEKGYFAFGGSSTITIFEPGAIKLADDLVEWSSKQTELYAKVGTAMGN